One region of Endozoicomonas sp. Mp262 genomic DNA includes:
- a CDS encoding transposase — MPVTPLPKKLDKKQHIPLDIDVFPMDNSNTKKEGVEYTYKKFFGYAPIAAYFGCEGWCLGCELRPGSQHSQNDFIGFLQAVLHRSRRLTRAPILVRLDSGHDAEESRREIAGFKGVNHIIKLNPRKYHTKEHWLPIFEEKQVKWEESRPGKSYATLSTVYETNYGNQRLIIRIIKRTTDTVGQRFLTPDYELEVTVLASGFSTN; from the coding sequence GTGCCCGTCACACCCCTTCCGAAAAAACTCGATAAGAAGCAGCACATACCACTGGATATCGACGTATTCCCTATGGATAACAGCAATACCAAAAAGGAGGGGGTCGAGTACACGTATAAAAAATTCTTTGGTTATGCCCCTATTGCCGCTTACTTTGGCTGCGAAGGCTGGTGCCTGGGATGTGAATTACGCCCAGGCTCTCAGCACTCCCAGAATGATTTTATTGGCTTTTTACAAGCAGTGCTGCACCGCAGCCGACGTTTGACCCGAGCGCCTATTCTGGTTCGCCTTGATAGTGGCCACGATGCTGAGGAATCGCGCCGGGAAATCGCCGGGTTCAAAGGTGTGAATCACATTATCAAGCTCAACCCAAGAAAGTATCACACCAAGGAACACTGGCTCCCCATTTTTGAAGAAAAGCAAGTCAAATGGGAGGAGTCGCGTCCAGGAAAGAGTTATGCGACACTCTCAACCGTCTATGAAACCAACTATGGTAACCAGCGTCTGATTATTCGCATTATCAAGCGTACCACTGATACTGTAGGGCAGAGATTTCTGACACCCGATTATGAGCTGGAAGTTACTGTCCTGGCTTCAGGTTTTTCCACCAATTAA